A genomic stretch from Sphingomonas faeni includes:
- a CDS encoding beta-mannosidase, with product MRRWFVLPLIALAAPALASPKTVVPLDGAWQVRIDPTDTAATAAHKREAKWLTATVPGSVQQDLIAAHRVPDPFKGTNEAAIQWAGLTKWQFRRVLDVTPAMLERNHLDLVFDGLDTFATVSVNGTTLLTTDNAHRRWRVDAKSALKVGRNEVLVTIASPIRTLQPMVLAQKNTLPGEYDSAFGDEPKGKQTSPYIRKPKYHYGWDWGPRIVNTGIWRPVRLEIWDDARIDTLRVDQEALTPTEARLTAKLDIAVETPGVATIRAAVTGPDGKTVSVDRTVTLAAGANAVTIPLTIADPKRWQPIGYGAQPLYTVTASLGGAEPTPEDSVTKRIGLRTVELIRKDGSFGFKVNGTPIFAKGANIIPFDSFPSRVTPAYMETILKGARDANMNMVRIWGGGYYLDDAFYDIADRMGLMVWQDFMFGGSVTPPDAAFRENVRIEAEEQVARLQAHPSIVLWAGNNEVQAGWDNWSDRKAFKKAVGPDEQERIGTGMTVLFDRVLRDAVLKKSPGTPYWPGSPSSDYEGPTDTDKDGDRHFWDVWSGSKPVERYLDSCPRFMSEYGFQSMPDLSTIREFAGKGTLTADSPVMKAHQKFLAGEGNERLMMYLRDRLRPARDFADLVYLTQVNQAEAIRIAASHHRACRPVTMGSLYWQLNDVWPSISWASIDHAGRWKLLNYAARRFFAPQAIVAEHKDGATRISLISDATTPIAARWRVRTMAMDGTVSKDTTAALSLPPLSSTLAATLSDEALFGAAPPAASYAVAELLVGDTVASRAIIERALPKDMAYPDPGLSVRWTGNDATITAKNFARAVMLDFGAVAAQPSDDGFDLLPGESVTIHVVSDASAATLRKALTLRTLAR from the coding sequence ATGCGTCGCTGGTTCGTCCTTCCCCTGATCGCTCTCGCGGCGCCCGCGCTCGCATCGCCCAAGACCGTCGTCCCGCTCGACGGCGCGTGGCAGGTGCGGATCGATCCGACCGACACCGCCGCGACCGCCGCACACAAGCGCGAGGCCAAGTGGCTGACGGCGACCGTCCCCGGCTCGGTGCAGCAGGACCTGATAGCCGCGCACCGCGTGCCCGATCCGTTCAAGGGCACCAACGAAGCCGCGATCCAGTGGGCCGGGCTGACCAAATGGCAGTTCCGCCGCGTGCTCGACGTCACCCCGGCGATGCTCGAGCGCAATCATCTCGACCTCGTGTTCGACGGGCTCGACACGTTCGCGACGGTCAGCGTCAACGGCACGACGTTGCTCACCACCGACAACGCGCACCGGCGCTGGCGCGTGGATGCGAAGTCCGCGCTGAAGGTCGGCCGCAACGAGGTGCTGGTGACGATCGCCTCGCCGATCCGCACGCTCCAGCCGATGGTGCTTGCGCAGAAAAACACGCTGCCCGGTGAATATGACAGCGCGTTCGGCGACGAGCCGAAGGGCAAGCAGACCTCGCCCTATATCCGCAAACCCAAATATCATTATGGCTGGGACTGGGGTCCCCGCATCGTCAACACCGGTATCTGGCGGCCGGTCCGGCTGGAGATCTGGGACGACGCGCGGATCGACACGCTCCGCGTCGACCAGGAGGCGCTCACGCCAACCGAGGCGCGGCTGACGGCCAAGCTCGACATCGCCGTCGAGACGCCCGGCGTCGCGACGATCCGCGCCGCGGTCACCGGGCCGGACGGCAAGACGGTCTCGGTCGACCGGACGGTGACGCTGGCCGCGGGCGCCAACGCGGTGACGATCCCGCTGACGATCGCCGATCCCAAGCGCTGGCAGCCGATCGGCTACGGCGCGCAGCCGCTCTACACCGTAACCGCATCGCTCGGCGGCGCGGAGCCGACGCCCGAGGACAGCGTGACCAAGCGGATCGGCCTCCGCACGGTCGAGCTGATCCGCAAGGACGGCAGCTTCGGGTTCAAGGTCAACGGCACGCCCATTTTCGCCAAGGGCGCGAACATCATTCCGTTCGACAGTTTCCCGTCGCGCGTCACGCCCGCCTATATGGAGACGATCCTGAAGGGCGCGCGCGACGCCAACATGAACATGGTCCGCATCTGGGGCGGCGGCTATTATCTCGACGACGCGTTCTACGACATCGCCGACCGCATGGGCCTGATGGTGTGGCAGGACTTCATGTTCGGCGGCTCCGTCACGCCGCCCGACGCCGCCTTCCGCGAGAACGTCCGGATCGAGGCCGAGGAACAGGTCGCGCGGCTGCAGGCGCATCCGTCGATCGTGCTATGGGCGGGCAACAACGAAGTGCAGGCCGGCTGGGACAATTGGTCCGATCGGAAGGCGTTCAAGAAGGCTGTCGGCCCCGACGAGCAGGAGCGGATCGGCACCGGCATGACCGTGTTGTTCGACCGCGTGCTGCGCGATGCGGTCCTGAAGAAATCGCCGGGCACGCCCTATTGGCCGGGCTCGCCGTCGAGCGATTACGAGGGGCCGACCGACACCGACAAGGACGGCGACCGCCATTTCTGGGACGTCTGGTCGGGCTCCAAGCCGGTCGAGCGCTATCTCGACAGCTGCCCGCGCTTCATGTCCGAATACGGCTTCCAGTCGATGCCCGACCTGTCGACGATCCGCGAATTCGCCGGCAAGGGTACGCTCACCGCGGACAGCCCGGTGATGAAGGCGCACCAGAAATTCCTCGCCGGCGAAGGCAATGAGCGCCTGATGATGTACCTGCGCGATCGGTTGCGCCCCGCGCGCGACTTCGCCGATCTCGTCTACCTGACGCAGGTCAACCAGGCCGAGGCGATCCGCATCGCAGCCTCGCATCACCGCGCCTGTCGCCCGGTGACGATGGGCTCGCTCTACTGGCAGCTGAACGACGTCTGGCCCTCGATCAGTTGGGCCAGCATCGATCATGCCGGCCGGTGGAAACTGCTCAACTACGCCGCCCGCCGCTTCTTCGCGCCGCAAGCGATCGTCGCCGAGCATAAGGACGGCGCCACCCGCATCTCCCTGATCTCCGACGCGACGACGCCGATCGCCGCGCGCTGGCGAGTGCGGACGATGGCGATGGACGGCACCGTGTCGAAGGACACCACAGCCGCCCTGTCGCTACCGCCGCTATCCTCGACCTTGGCTGCGACGCTATCGGACGAAGCCCTGTTCGGTGCCGCGCCGCCGGCCGCGAGCTATGCAGTCGCCGAACTGCTGGTCGGCGATACGGTCGCCAGCCGTGCGATCATCGAACGCGCGCTCCCGAAGGACATGGCCTATCCCGACCCAGGCCTGAGCGTCCGCTGGACCGGCAACGATGCGACGATCACCGCAAAGAACTTTGCCCGCGCGGTCATGCTCGATTTCGGCGCGGTCGCCGCCCAGCCGTCCGACGACGGCTTCGACCTGTTGCCCGGCGAGAGCGTCACCATCCATGTCGTCTCCGACGCCTCCGCCGCCACCTTGCGCAAGGCGCTTACCCTGAGGACCCTCGCCCGATGA
- a CDS encoding beta-N-acetylhexosaminidase has translation MRATANRNAGRLLAATALLPALLCAIPARAQDRLPLVPQPSAITRTAGSFTIANGATITADASDTGAAAAARLLIAHVKTERGLALQTSPKGTIRFVRDAAIKGAEAYRLTVDASGAKITASGDAGLLYGAMTLAQLISPDRAFGQPFRIPAVTIDDAPRFGWRGLMVDTARHFQSLPSIYAIVDQMASVKLNTLHLHLSDDQGWRFEVKAYPKLTEIGSIRTSPSTGEKPGTRVGGFYTQDELRKLVAYAAERGIVIVPEIDLPGHAQALVAAYPDLGVIGDTPEVSNAWGVNPYLFNPGPKGIAFVKTVLDELMAVFPGTYIHLGGDEAVKDQWERSPEVQAQMAKLGIKDENGLQSWMIDQFGTYLASKKRRLIGWDEILEGGLPASASVMSWRGEKGAVEAANQNHDVVLSPAPTLYFDSLQSDRRDEPPGRLSIQSLATVYNYEPMPAGIGPDKAQHVLGAQANLWSEYIVTPYQMQHLIFPRAAALAEITWSGKDKRDFAGFLDRVQPQIQRWRKSGLEVADSAFAVGYTLDGTHGDALRTNRAKVVLATQAPYGTIRYTLDGKVPTARSPAYTAPLSVKPGVSIRAAAFDASGQPVAEPRLFETGRQALLTRTASDMIACPEGSLGLRLPLTSEAQGNAPVFNADIFDTCTAYPAAPIDVAKGFTIDIARLPRNWGLAHDFKKVRQHYNVTPHGELLVLVDCTVKGAKPVIAGTFPLPDPKTAPTRFTVKGALPAITGDRDICLQFTSPTSDPFYAVERMTLSETR, from the coding sequence ATGCGTGCAACCGCGAACCGAAATGCCGGGCGCTTGCTGGCGGCGACGGCGCTGCTTCCCGCCCTTCTCTGCGCGATCCCGGCACGGGCGCAGGATCGCCTTCCACTGGTACCGCAACCTTCGGCAATCACGCGCACCGCCGGCAGCTTCACGATCGCCAACGGCGCGACGATCACAGCGGATGCGTCCGACACCGGTGCCGCCGCCGCAGCGCGCCTGCTCATCGCACACGTCAAGACCGAGCGCGGACTTGCTCTCCAGACGTCGCCGAAGGGCACGATCCGTTTCGTCCGCGATGCCGCGATCAAGGGCGCCGAAGCGTACCGGCTGACCGTCGACGCGTCCGGCGCCAAGATCACCGCATCGGGCGACGCTGGGCTCCTTTACGGCGCGATGACGCTCGCCCAGCTCATCAGTCCCGATCGCGCGTTCGGCCAGCCGTTCCGCATCCCGGCGGTCACGATCGACGACGCCCCGCGCTTCGGCTGGCGCGGGCTGATGGTCGACACCGCGCGGCATTTCCAGTCGCTGCCGTCGATCTACGCGATCGTCGACCAGATGGCGTCGGTGAAGCTCAACACGCTGCACCTCCATCTGTCGGACGACCAGGGCTGGCGCTTCGAAGTGAAGGCCTATCCCAAGCTCACCGAGATCGGCAGCATCCGCACCAGCCCCTCGACCGGCGAAAAGCCCGGCACGCGCGTCGGCGGCTTCTATACGCAGGACGAACTGCGCAAGCTCGTCGCCTACGCCGCCGAACGCGGGATCGTGATCGTCCCCGAGATCGACCTCCCCGGCCATGCGCAGGCACTCGTCGCAGCCTATCCAGACCTCGGCGTGATCGGCGACACGCCCGAGGTCAGCAACGCATGGGGCGTGAACCCCTACCTCTTCAATCCCGGCCCCAAGGGCATCGCCTTCGTCAAGACGGTGCTCGACGAACTCATGGCGGTGTTCCCCGGCACCTATATCCACCTCGGCGGTGACGAGGCGGTCAAGGACCAGTGGGAACGCAGCCCCGAGGTCCAGGCGCAGATGGCCAAGCTCGGCATCAAGGACGAGAACGGCCTGCAAAGTTGGATGATCGACCAGTTCGGCACCTATCTGGCCAGCAAGAAGCGTCGCCTGATCGGCTGGGACGAGATCCTCGAAGGCGGCCTGCCCGCGTCCGCGTCGGTGATGTCGTGGCGTGGTGAAAAGGGCGCGGTCGAGGCCGCCAACCAGAACCACGACGTCGTGCTGTCGCCCGCACCGACGCTGTATTTCGACAGCCTGCAAAGCGACCGGCGCGACGAACCGCCCGGCCGCCTTTCGATCCAGTCGCTCGCAACGGTCTATAACTACGAGCCGATGCCGGCGGGGATCGGCCCGGACAAGGCGCAGCACGTGCTCGGCGCACAGGCCAATCTGTGGAGCGAATACATCGTCACCCCGTACCAGATGCAGCACCTGATCTTCCCGCGCGCCGCCGCGCTCGCGGAGATCACCTGGTCGGGCAAGGACAAGCGCGATTTCGCCGGCTTCCTCGACCGGGTCCAGCCGCAGATCCAGCGCTGGCGCAAGTCCGGGCTAGAGGTCGCGGACAGTGCGTTCGCGGTCGGCTATACGCTCGACGGCACGCACGGCGATGCGCTCCGCACCAACCGCGCGAAAGTCGTCCTCGCCACGCAGGCACCCTACGGCACGATCCGCTACACGCTCGACGGCAAGGTGCCGACCGCACGCTCGCCCGCCTACACCGCGCCGCTCTCGGTGAAGCCCGGCGTGTCGATCCGCGCCGCCGCGTTCGATGCGAGTGGCCAGCCGGTCGCCGAGCCCCGGCTGTTCGAGACCGGGCGCCAAGCGCTGCTGACCCGCACCGCGTCCGACATGATCGCCTGCCCCGAGGGATCTCTCGGCCTGCGCCTGCCGTTGACGTCCGAAGCGCAAGGCAATGCCCCGGTGTTCAACGCCGACATCTTCGACACCTGCACCGCCTACCCCGCCGCGCCGATAGATGTCGCAAAGGGGTTCACGATCGATATCGCCCGCCTGCCGCGCAACTGGGGCCTAGCGCACGACTTCAAAAAGGTCCGCCAGCACTACAACGTGACGCCGCACGGCGAATTGCTCGTGCTGGTCGACTGCACCGTAAAGGGCGCAAAACCGGTGATCGCGGGCACCTTCCCGCTGCCCGATCCGAAGACCGCGCCGACCCGCTTCACCGTGAAGGGCGCGCTTCCGGCGATAACCGGAGACCGTGACATCTGCCTCCAATTCACCTCCCCCACGTCCGACCCGTTCTACGCGGTCGAACGCATGACCCTGTCGGAGACACGCTGA
- a CDS encoding GntR family transcriptional regulator: MAFSDDIGRFRKGNPSPLYLQLQELIRNAIGEKLLVQGNAIPAERDLAIEYDVSRITVRKAIGGLVEEGLLTRRRGAGTFVAGRVEKSFSKLSSFSEDMAARGRTSSSSWISRSAGQVNPEEAMALGLSPGAAVFRFNRIRYADEEAMALEFSTIAGYCLPSIEVVDDSLYTALETAGSRPVRALQRLRAVPFGSEHARMLGVDAGHAGLLIERRGFLRDGRAAEFTRSYYRGDAYDFVAELADI; this comes from the coding sequence ATGGCGTTTTCCGATGACATCGGACGCTTTCGCAAGGGAAATCCATCGCCGCTATACCTCCAGTTGCAGGAACTGATCCGCAACGCGATCGGCGAGAAGCTGTTGGTACAAGGCAATGCGATTCCGGCCGAGCGCGATCTCGCGATCGAGTACGACGTTTCGCGGATTACCGTGCGCAAAGCGATCGGCGGGCTGGTCGAGGAGGGGCTTCTCACGCGCAGGCGTGGCGCAGGGACGTTCGTCGCCGGGCGCGTCGAGAAGAGCTTCTCGAAACTGTCGTCGTTCAGCGAGGACATGGCGGCGCGTGGGCGCACGTCGAGCAGCAGCTGGATCTCGCGTTCGGCGGGGCAGGTGAACCCGGAGGAAGCAATGGCGCTGGGGTTGTCGCCGGGCGCGGCGGTGTTCCGCTTCAACCGCATCCGCTATGCCGACGAAGAGGCGATGGCGCTCGAATTCTCGACCATCGCGGGATATTGCCTGCCGTCGATCGAAGTGGTCGACGACTCGCTCTACACCGCGCTCGAGACTGCGGGCAGTCGTCCGGTACGCGCATTGCAACGGTTGAGGGCGGTCCCGTTCGGAAGCGAACATGCGCGGATGCTGGGCGTCGACGCGGGCCATGCCGGTCTGCTGATCGAGCGTCGCGGGTTCCTGCGCGATGGCCGGGCGGCGGAGTTCACGCGCTCCTATTACCGCGGCGATGCGTACGACTTCGTCGCCGAACTCGCCGATATCTGA
- the galA gene encoding beta-galactosidase GalA, producing MNRRELLVGTAGAGASLVVGPIETGFAASVKAQGSAGALPMPQPSRTLPTRALVQDPSRTLIERGWLFHEGDVIAPAPDGHNATYLSVKAGNALGAAAMAYDDSDWQSVRLPHDWASAQPFVKTANISQGYRVRGIGWYRRTLRLDPADRGKTIGLQFDGIATNATVWVNGSVVAHNWSAYNSVEIDLTPFARFGDDLNVIAVRVDAQAMEGWWYEGAGIYRHAWLIRRAPVAIMTDGVHCDPRRGADGAWSVPVAVTLSSIDRAAVGVTVDVALLAPDGKRVAGAQAAATVLPLEHATATLTLAVPAPRAWSIETPTLYTVVTHVLRDGAIVDERRIPVGFRTIRFDADKGFLLNDKSVKLKGVCLHQDHAGVGTAIPDALLRWRLERLKAMGCNAIRCSHNAPAAELLDLCDEMGFVVMDENRQFNPAPDYMAQLEWMVRRDRNHPSVILWSVFNEEPMQGTEAGVEMLRRMAHAAHALDDSRPVTGAMNGAFFDPINVSSIFDVVGFNYYQGDYDRFHQLNPTKPMTSSEDTSAYETRGAFASNPAAHVQSSYDVEAASWGDTHRATWKKIADRPFVAGGFVWTGFDYHGEPTPHEWPTISSFFGILDLCGFPKTAFDIHRAHWVDDVPVVSLTPHWTWPGREGQPVVVLVMSNAERVELRLNGRKIGEQAVDRIMGNEFSVPYAAGRIEVVAMRGGKVVATAAHETVGKPVALRLTPARTVMAGDDEDTQPVTIDAIDAAGRHVPTANLPTRFSVDGAAIIGVGNGDPNSHESEKGNARSLFNGLAQVIVQAGAGRGWIVMSATAPGLKPARLVIDRAAIVPRTQVPATYGGQAIREWRRSPAFAARPDPALAPIDGDNNSWAFVRSGTPVQAAAEGRWRLYRASVTPWRRIGAEGGTIRFASIAGKAELWVDGRRLASKAGAETGPLEAALPAGSGVRQIVLVVEAAADGVSGILGGVAMEPLAR from the coding sequence ATGAACCGACGTGAGCTTCTTGTTGGCACGGCGGGTGCGGGTGCTTCTTTGGTCGTGGGGCCGATCGAGACCGGGTTCGCGGCCAGCGTCAAGGCGCAGGGTTCGGCTGGCGCGCTGCCGATGCCGCAGCCGTCGCGGACCTTGCCGACGCGCGCGTTGGTGCAGGATCCGTCGCGGACGCTGATCGAGCGCGGGTGGCTGTTCCACGAAGGCGACGTGATCGCGCCTGCGCCCGACGGTCACAACGCGACGTATCTGAGCGTAAAGGCGGGCAATGCGCTGGGTGCGGCGGCGATGGCGTATGACGATTCAGACTGGCAGTCGGTGCGCTTGCCGCACGATTGGGCGTCCGCACAGCCGTTCGTGAAGACCGCCAATATCTCGCAAGGCTATCGTGTGCGGGGGATCGGTTGGTACCGGCGGACGCTTAGGCTCGACCCAGCGGACCGTGGCAAGACGATCGGGCTGCAGTTCGACGGGATCGCGACCAACGCGACGGTCTGGGTCAACGGCAGCGTCGTCGCGCATAATTGGTCGGCGTATAACAGCGTCGAGATCGACCTGACGCCGTTCGCGCGGTTCGGCGACGACCTGAACGTGATCGCGGTGCGCGTCGATGCGCAGGCGATGGAGGGCTGGTGGTACGAAGGCGCGGGGATCTATCGCCATGCGTGGCTGATCCGCCGTGCGCCTGTGGCGATCATGACCGACGGGGTGCACTGCGATCCGAGGCGCGGTGCTGACGGTGCGTGGAGCGTGCCGGTGGCGGTGACGCTCAGCAGCATCGATCGTGCGGCGGTCGGCGTGACGGTGGACGTCGCGCTGCTCGCTCCTGACGGTAAGCGCGTGGCGGGGGCGCAGGCTGCCGCGACGGTCCTGCCATTGGAGCACGCCACCGCAACCCTGACGCTGGCTGTTCCAGCTCCGCGCGCGTGGTCGATCGAGACGCCGACGCTCTATACCGTCGTGACGCACGTCCTGCGCGACGGGGCGATCGTCGATGAGCGGCGTATTCCGGTCGGGTTCCGCACGATCCGCTTCGATGCCGACAAGGGCTTCCTGCTCAACGACAAGTCGGTGAAGCTGAAGGGCGTGTGCCTGCACCAGGATCATGCCGGCGTCGGCACCGCAATTCCCGATGCACTGCTGCGCTGGCGGTTGGAGCGGTTGAAGGCGATGGGCTGCAACGCGATCCGCTGTTCGCATAACGCGCCTGCCGCCGAACTGCTCGACCTGTGCGACGAGATGGGATTCGTCGTGATGGACGAGAACCGGCAGTTCAATCCGGCACCCGATTACATGGCGCAGCTCGAATGGATGGTCCGCCGCGACCGCAACCACCCGAGCGTCATCCTGTGGTCGGTGTTCAACGAGGAGCCGATGCAGGGCACCGAGGCGGGGGTCGAGATGCTGCGGCGAATGGCGCACGCGGCGCATGCGCTCGACGACAGCCGGCCGGTGACGGGCGCGATGAACGGCGCGTTCTTCGATCCGATCAACGTATCGAGCATTTTCGACGTGGTCGGCTTCAACTATTACCAGGGCGATTACGATCGCTTCCACCAGCTCAACCCGACCAAGCCGATGACGAGCTCGGAGGATACCAGCGCCTACGAAACGCGGGGTGCATTCGCGAGTAATCCGGCCGCTCATGTCCAGTCGTCCTACGACGTTGAGGCGGCGAGCTGGGGCGACACGCACCGCGCGACGTGGAAGAAGATCGCCGATCGCCCGTTCGTCGCGGGCGGGTTCGTGTGGACCGGGTTCGATTATCACGGCGAACCGACGCCGCATGAATGGCCCACGATCTCCAGTTTCTTCGGCATCTTGGACCTGTGTGGGTTCCCGAAGACCGCCTTCGATATCCACCGCGCGCATTGGGTCGACGATGTGCCGGTCGTGAGCCTGACGCCGCACTGGACGTGGCCGGGGCGCGAAGGGCAGCCGGTTGTCGTGCTCGTGATGAGCAACGCCGAGCGGGTCGAGTTGCGGCTCAACGGGCGGAAGATCGGCGAGCAGGCGGTCGACCGGATCATGGGGAACGAGTTCAGCGTGCCTTACGCAGCGGGGCGAATCGAGGTTGTCGCGATGCGCGGCGGCAAGGTCGTCGCGACGGCGGCGCACGAGACTGTGGGCAAGCCGGTCGCGCTGCGACTGACCCCGGCGCGGACGGTGATGGCGGGCGACGACGAGGATACGCAGCCGGTGACGATCGATGCGATCGATGCGGCCGGGCGTCATGTGCCGACTGCCAATCTGCCGACGCGGTTCTCGGTCGACGGCGCGGCGATCATCGGGGTCGGCAATGGCGATCCGAACAGCCATGAGTCGGAGAAGGGCAATGCGCGGTCGTTGTTCAACGGGCTGGCGCAGGTCATCGTGCAGGCCGGGGCGGGGCGAGGGTGGATCGTGATGTCCGCGACCGCGCCGGGGCTCAAGCCGGCGCGGCTGGTGATCGACCGGGCCGCGATCGTACCGCGTACGCAGGTTCCTGCGACCTATGGTGGGCAGGCGATCCGCGAGTGGCGACGCTCGCCCGCGTTCGCCGCGCGGCCGGATCCTGCGCTGGCGCCGATCGATGGGGATAATAACAGCTGGGCGTTCGTGCGGAGCGGCACGCCGGTGCAGGCGGCGGCGGAGGGGCGTTGGCGGCTCTACCGCGCGAGCGTGACGCCGTGGCGGCGGATCGGTGCGGAGGGCGGCACGATCCGTTTCGCCTCGATCGCGGGGAAGGCGGAGTTGTGGGTCGACGGCCGGCGGCTTGCGTCGAAGGCCGGCGCCGAGACGGGGCCGCTCGAGGCGGCGTTGCCGGCGGGCAGCGGGGTGCGCCAGATCGTGCTTGTGGTGGAAGCCGCCGCGGACGGGGTTTCGGGGATTCTCGGTGGGGTTGCGATGGAGCCGTTAGCGCGCTGA
- the nagE gene encoding N-acetylglucosamine-specific PTS transporter subunit IIBC translates to MKSILEALQPLGRALMLPIAVLPIAGLLLRLGQPDLLDIAFVGAAGDAIFSHLGLLFAIGVATGFARDGNGAACLAGVVCFLVATEAGKVLITVAPEVSAGLTGVSADLAIAAWKAKAMARLDVPIGILSGLAGGLLYNRYSTIKLPEYLAFFGGRRFVPIVSGVAGLVLAAVFGFGFTLLSQGVDLLSVAITGSGAIGVFVFGLLNRLLLVTGLHHLLNNIVWFVAGDYQGTSGDLRRFFAGDPTAGIFMAGFFPVMMFGLPAACLAMYHAAKPERRKAVGGMLLSLALTSALTGVTEPIEFSFMFLAPVLYAVHAVLTGLSMALMDLLGVKMGFGFSAGLLDYVLNFGKATRPLVLLPVGAVYFVLYYGLFRFFIRKFDLATPGREAETVAAVAPPAAGGRGAAFAQALGGQANLTTVSACTTRLRLIVVDQSAVDDAALKALGARGILRPSNSALQVVLGPIADVVSMEIRDALALGGEVATKPAPAVAEDTVSLSSATENALGGATNVLAASRHTGRLRVELGDIALADEAALVQLGIRAIARPTPGQLHMLATDAVLTTLAR, encoded by the coding sequence ATGAAATCGATCCTCGAAGCCCTCCAGCCGCTCGGCCGCGCGCTGATGCTGCCGATCGCGGTGCTGCCGATCGCCGGTCTGCTGCTCCGTCTGGGCCAGCCCGACCTGCTCGACATCGCCTTCGTCGGCGCGGCGGGCGACGCGATCTTCTCGCATCTCGGACTGCTCTTCGCGATCGGCGTCGCCACCGGGTTCGCGCGCGACGGCAACGGTGCCGCGTGTCTCGCCGGCGTCGTCTGCTTCCTGGTCGCGACGGAGGCGGGCAAAGTCCTCATCACCGTCGCACCCGAAGTATCTGCAGGCCTGACCGGCGTCTCCGCCGACCTCGCCATCGCGGCGTGGAAGGCCAAGGCGATGGCGCGGCTCGACGTGCCGATCGGCATCCTGTCGGGGCTCGCGGGGGGACTGCTCTACAATCGCTATTCGACGATCAAGCTCCCCGAATATCTCGCCTTCTTCGGCGGACGCCGGTTCGTGCCGATCGTCAGCGGCGTGGCGGGTCTCGTGCTCGCGGCGGTGTTCGGCTTCGGCTTCACGCTGCTGAGTCAGGGCGTCGACCTATTGAGCGTCGCGATCACCGGCAGCGGCGCGATCGGCGTGTTCGTGTTCGGGCTGCTCAACCGCCTGCTGCTCGTCACCGGGCTGCATCATCTGCTCAACAACATCGTCTGGTTCGTGGCCGGCGATTACCAGGGCACCTCGGGCGACCTTCGCCGGTTCTTCGCAGGCGATCCCACGGCCGGGATCTTCATGGCCGGATTCTTCCCGGTGATGATGTTCGGCCTGCCCGCCGCGTGCCTCGCCATGTACCACGCCGCGAAGCCCGAGCGGCGCAAAGCGGTAGGCGGCATGTTGCTCAGCCTCGCGCTCACCTCCGCGCTGACCGGCGTGACCGAGCCGATCGAGTTCAGCTTCATGTTCCTCGCGCCCGTGCTGTACGCGGTTCACGCGGTGCTGACCGGCCTGTCGATGGCGTTGATGGACCTGCTCGGCGTCAAGATGGGCTTCGGCTTCTCGGCGGGACTGCTCGACTATGTCCTGAACTTCGGCAAGGCGACGCGACCGCTCGTCCTGCTACCGGTCGGCGCGGTGTATTTCGTGCTGTACTACGGGCTGTTCCGCTTCTTCATTCGCAAGTTCGACCTCGCAACCCCCGGACGTGAAGCCGAGACCGTCGCGGCCGTAGCGCCTCCCGCAGCAGGCGGTCGCGGTGCGGCATTCGCGCAGGCGCTCGGCGGCCAGGCGAATCTAACGACGGTGAGCGCCTGCACGACGCGGTTGCGGCTGATCGTGGTCGACCAGTCCGCGGTCGACGATGCCGCGCTGAAGGCACTCGGCGCACGCGGTATCCTGCGCCCGTCGAACTCCGCGCTCCAGGTCGTGCTCGGGCCGATCGCAGACGTCGTCTCGATGGAGATCCGCGATGCTCTGGCGCTGGGTGGCGAAGTGGCAACCAAGCCCGCGCCAGCTGTCGCGGAGGATACGGTCAGCCTTTCGTCGGCAACCGAGAATGCACTGGGAGGGGCGACGAATGTCCTGGCCGCTAGCCGCCATACCGGGCGACTGCGCGTCGAACTGGGCGATATCGCGCTGGCGGACGAGGCGGCGCTGGTGCAGCTCGGTATCCGCGCGATCGCTCGGCCCACGCCCGGCCAGCTTCATATGCTGGCGACCGACGCAGTCCTGACGACGCTGGCCCGATAA